A stretch of the Bacillus licheniformis DSM 13 = ATCC 14580 genome encodes the following:
- a CDS encoding alanine/glycine:cation symporter family protein, with protein MDILEILGKINKVLWGPPSLILLFGTGLFLTIVLKGLQFRRLIYAFKIGFGKEDSKDAAAEGDVSHFKALMTALAATIGNGNIAGVATALTLGGPGSIFWMWVVGLLGMATKYAEALLAVKFRVKNEKGEYSSGPMYYIEHGLGRKFKGLAIAFALFGAFAALGIGNSVQSNTIADITKNSFGIENWVTGLILVILVSVIIFGGIQRISTVASFFVPIMAFLYMGGAILILILNYDKIIPAFALIFYYAFHPVAAAGGFLGIAVSEAVRNGVSRGIFSNEAGLGTAALIAGNARADHPVKQALVAMTGTFIVTIVVCTMTGLTLIITGFWDPSGGLISGVAHNASLEGGALTSAAFASVLGAAGEYIVSLSVIFFGFSTIVGWYVYGEKCFEYLAGAKGIAGYRLVYILACGIGTVANLVTVWAFADMANALMMIPNLIAILLLWKVIKAETNDYFHHFYEHTKSAGPPSKPIH; from the coding sequence ATGGATATCTTAGAAATACTAGGCAAGATTAATAAGGTACTATGGGGGCCGCCCAGTTTAATTTTATTATTTGGGACAGGCTTATTTTTAACGATTGTTTTAAAAGGACTGCAATTTCGCCGCCTGATCTATGCGTTTAAGATCGGGTTTGGCAAAGAAGACAGCAAAGACGCGGCTGCCGAAGGGGATGTGAGCCATTTTAAGGCTTTGATGACAGCGCTCGCCGCTACGATCGGAAACGGAAATATCGCAGGTGTCGCGACGGCATTGACACTCGGCGGACCGGGTTCGATCTTTTGGATGTGGGTTGTCGGGCTGTTGGGGATGGCAACGAAATACGCGGAAGCCTTGCTGGCTGTTAAATTCCGCGTAAAAAATGAAAAAGGGGAATATTCAAGCGGGCCGATGTATTATATCGAACACGGACTCGGCCGCAAATTTAAAGGACTCGCCATCGCCTTTGCGCTGTTTGGAGCTTTTGCCGCTTTGGGGATAGGCAACAGTGTCCAATCCAATACGATCGCTGATATTACGAAGAACAGCTTCGGCATCGAAAACTGGGTGACAGGGCTGATTCTCGTCATTCTCGTCAGCGTCATTATCTTCGGCGGCATCCAGCGGATCAGCACCGTTGCCAGCTTCTTTGTGCCGATCATGGCTTTTCTTTACATGGGCGGGGCGATCTTGATTCTGATTTTGAATTATGACAAGATTATTCCGGCTTTTGCGCTGATTTTTTATTATGCTTTCCACCCTGTAGCGGCAGCCGGCGGCTTCCTTGGAATTGCCGTATCTGAAGCGGTTCGGAACGGGGTATCCCGCGGTATTTTCTCAAACGAAGCAGGCCTTGGGACGGCGGCGCTAATCGCCGGAAATGCGCGCGCAGACCATCCGGTAAAACAGGCGCTCGTCGCAATGACCGGGACATTTATCGTGACGATCGTGGTGTGTACAATGACCGGTTTAACCCTTATCATTACCGGTTTCTGGGACCCGTCCGGCGGCTTGATATCAGGCGTGGCCCATAATGCCAGCCTGGAAGGCGGGGCATTGACAAGCGCAGCTTTTGCTTCAGTACTCGGCGCGGCAGGCGAATACATTGTGTCTCTGTCGGTCATTTTCTTTGGCTTCTCTACAATTGTCGGCTGGTATGTTTACGGAGAAAAGTGCTTCGAATATTTGGCAGGCGCCAAAGGAATTGCGGGCTACAGGCTGGTCTACATCCTCGCCTGCGGCATCGGGACGGTTGCCAACCTCGTCACCGTCTGGGCGTTTGCCGATATGGCGAATGCGCTGATGATGATTCCAAACCTGATCGCCATCCTGCTGCTTTGGAAAGTCATCAAAGCAGAGACAAATGATTATTTTCACCACTTCTATGAACATACCAAATCGGCGGGCCCGCCAAGTAAACCAATTCATTAA